A genomic window from Cyanobacteria bacterium FACHB-DQ100 includes:
- a CDS encoding prepilin-type N-terminal cleavage/methylation domain-containing protein yields the protein MIKSFLKRYQKHHLRTKAGGFTLLELLVAMLVGSLISAGLLYIVVQLIETNLRESARSDTQRDLQAAIDYIARDVREAVFVYDGDCLLDRPASPNNTRCPGLRSYLPETIVGTSGFGTTNNVPVLAFWRVDPLPDELKAVCTRNSDAYSSSAALPAAIQNVPCLSERMYTLVVYSLNRETTGRVSRGRARIVRYHLPQFTGSSVPTTESPAPVTGWVNPRGRTDGKETSFLAWPVERSSLSQTTLVPLQTSRPVSNNTNTLPLTDFVDWVGLYNPSDSSGRGRAPNRSTEGLVLTPRDGASATADPPRGFYVYVRGGDREGDLNQEVVIRIQGDAAGRPGVPDIGATNRPRVPIALETRVLTRGVTNKTQ from the coding sequence ATGATTAAGTCATTTTTGAAGCGATACCAAAAACACCATCTCCGTACCAAAGCAGGTGGGTTTACGCTTTTAGAACTCCTCGTTGCGATGCTCGTGGGTTCACTCATTTCGGCTGGACTCTTGTATATCGTGGTGCAGCTCATTGAAACGAATCTGCGCGAATCGGCTCGAAGCGATACCCAGCGCGATTTACAAGCAGCAATCGACTATATAGCCCGTGATGTGCGCGAAGCCGTCTTTGTGTATGATGGCGACTGTTTGCTCGATCGTCCAGCCAGCCCGAACAACACGCGCTGCCCTGGATTAAGGAGTTACTTACCCGAAACTATTGTTGGCACCAGTGGTTTCGGCACGACTAATAATGTTCCAGTATTGGCATTTTGGCGCGTTGATCCACTGCCCGATGAACTAAAGGCTGTTTGCACTAGAAATAGCGATGCTTATTCCAGTTCGGCTGCGCTTCCTGCTGCGATTCAGAACGTCCCCTGTCTGTCTGAGCGAATGTACACCCTCGTCGTCTATTCGCTCAACCGGGAAACCACAGGTCGTGTGAGTCGCGGTCGCGCCAGAATTGTGCGCTACCACCTGCCTCAATTTACGGGGAGTAGTGTTCCCACAACAGAGTCGCCAGCGCCAGTTACAGGATGGGTCAATCCACGCGGAAGAACTGACGGAAAAGAAACGAGTTTTCTCGCTTGGCCCGTTGAGCGGTCTTCGCTGTCGCAGACGACCCTAGTTCCACTACAAACCAGTAGACCCGTAAGCAATAATACCAACACCTTACCGCTAACAGACTTTGTAGACTGGGTTGGATTGTATAACCCATCTGACTCGTCTGGTAGAGGACGAGCGCCTAATCGATCAACAGAAGGTCTCGTTTTGACTCCACGGGACGGAGCTTCAGCCACAGCCGATCCTCCACGCGGTTTTTATGTCTATGTTCGGGGAGGAGACCGAGAAGGCGATCTCAATCAGGAAGTTGTCATCCGAATTCAGGGAGATGCGGCGGGTAGACCTGGTGTACCGGATATCGGGGCTACAAATCGCCCCAGAGTGCCCATCGCGCTCGAAACTCGTGTCTTGACTCGCGGTGTCACCAACAAAACGCAGTAA
- a CDS encoding type II secretion system protein has product MVSKFTKRQTPLPSRLGALRLIHNGTIAKQSDAGLTLIESLIAIVVIAITMVSITPPIFWAVASRVQVQRAEQALKLAQGEIDRVRVIIERGETANLPPSVANLTEADVRNSTSGRFPAAPNTAGTGVISTRACTNVGSIPSAIGTFAQLDTNGDCVGDYLLQTFRSQGFDQNGNRFEGTTGQVLTGFVMGVRVYSAIARDELTAQRGETQPASLRGTNGLGNQRNRPLAVLYSTIVRSSESQNLELYRKLCPAASQTTGAC; this is encoded by the coding sequence ATGGTATCCAAATTCACAAAGCGACAAACACCTCTCCCCTCTAGACTGGGGGCGCTCCGCCTTATTCACAACGGCACGATCGCTAAGCAATCAGATGCAGGTTTAACGCTGATCGAGAGCTTAATTGCGATCGTCGTGATCGCCATCACAATGGTCAGCATCACTCCCCCGATTTTCTGGGCAGTCGCCTCACGAGTGCAAGTCCAACGGGCAGAGCAAGCCTTAAAGCTGGCACAAGGCGAAATCGATCGTGTCCGGGTCATCATCGAGCGCGGCGAAACTGCCAATCTTCCTCCCTCTGTAGCGAATTTAACCGAAGCAGATGTGCGTAACTCTACTTCAGGTCGGTTCCCTGCTGCACCCAATACTGCTGGAACTGGAGTCATCTCTACCAGGGCTTGTACCAATGTTGGTAGCATTCCAAGCGCGATCGGAACGTTCGCTCAATTGGATACAAATGGTGACTGTGTTGGCGATTATCTGCTGCAAACCTTTCGTAGCCAAGGATTTGACCAAAATGGCAATCGATTTGAAGGCACAACAGGGCAAGTTCTCACAGGATTTGTGATGGGTGTTCGAGTGTACTCGGCGATTGCAAGAGACGAGTTAACTGCACAGCGAGGTGAGACGCAGCCTGCTTCTTTGCGCGGCACAAATGGTCTTGGCAATCAGCGTAACCGTCCCTTAGCCGTCCTCTACTCGACGATCGTTCGCAGCAGCGAGAGCCAGAATCTAGAGCTTTACCGCAAGCTCTGTCCAGCCGCAAGCCAGACGACTGGAGCCTGCTAA